The sequence ATCTCCCAGCGCAGTAAGCATCACAATGGGTACATCAGACTCCTTGCGCAATTCCTGGCAAACACCATACCCATCAAGCTTCGGCATCATCACATCAAGAACTACTAAATCAGGTTCAGAATTCCTGAAAAGCGCAAGTGCTTCATTCCCATCACAAGCAGTGACCACTTGGTACCCGATCATTGATAAGCGGGTTTCAAGTATCCGTCGAATGCTGGCCTCATCGTCAGCCACGAGGATGGTTTCCTTAGATGCTGAACTGTTGCCCGTCATGTCTTCTATGGCTGTGGCGGCAAAAGCGGCTCAATCTTAGATAACCCTCTAGAAGGCCCCAAAAAGGTCATCCTTATTCAAGCAAAGCCAACCCTACTTACTTTAAGTGTCTCGCCTTGCATCCATCTATATCTGTCAAAGCTGTGGAGCCCAAACTCGACAGTTCTTTGGTCGATGTTCCAATTGCGGAGATTGGAATTCAATAGTTGAACAAGCTGTCTCTTCGGTTAACAGTAAGAGCAATCAAAGAAAGCCTCATTCTTTCAAAGACCCACGGCCACAACTATCTGAACCAATTGGTGCCCTTAAAGAAAAAGCATTAGATCGCCTCACGAGTGGATATGGCGAATTCGATCGTGTCCTTGGTGGAGGCTTAGTCCCTGGCTCACTTGTCCTTGTGGGAGGTGATCCTGGTATCGGTAAGAGCACACTTCTTTTACAGAGCGCAACAACCATGGCGCTTCAGCAATCAGTTCTGTATGTGAGTGCCGAAGAGTCAGCACAACAAGTGCGATTGCGCTGGAAGCGACTGCAAGGGCCTGAATCCAATCTTCAATTACTTGCAGAAACAAGCTTGGAACTAGTTCTTCAGGAACTTGAGGCCCTTCAGCCAGCAGTAGCCATCATCGACAGTATTCAAGCCTTACATGATGAACATCTCTCTGGAGCACCAGGCTCCGTTGGGCAAGTTAGGGAGTGTTCATCTGCATTACAGCGATTAGCAAAACAACAAAACACTTCCTTATTGCTCGTTGGACATGTAACGAAAGAAGGAATGCTTGCTGGCCCAAAAGTTCTGGAACATTTGGTTGACGTGGTGCTGACTTTTGAAGGAGATAGATACGCAAGCCACAGATTGTTACGAGCTGTAAAGAATCGTTACGGAGCAACTCATGAGCTTGGAATTTTCGAAATGCAGGGCAATGGACTAATCGAAGTAACAAATCCCAGTGAAATATTTCTCAACAGAAAATCCGCAGCTGGAGTTGCCACCATTGTGGCTTGTGAAGGGAATAGATCACTAGCTGTCGATCTGCAAGCCCTAATAAGTGCAACTACTTATGCCAGCCCAAGAAGAACTGCAACAGGAGTGGAAACAAACAGACTTCATCAGATCTTGGCAGTACTTGAAAAACATATGGGTTTAGCTTTATCTCGACATGACTGCTATCTCGCAGTGGCAGGAGGGTTAGAAGTCGAAGAACCTGCCGCAGATCTTGGAATCGCAACAGCAGTTATATCTAGCTACAGAGATCTGATCCTGCCGGAGGGCACTGTTCTGATTGGTGAACTCGGATTAGGAGGTCAATTACGTCCAGTTGGACAAATTCAACAAAGACTTCAAGAAGCAGAACGTCTTGGTTTCCAAAGAGCTGTTTTCCCAAAAGGGAGTGGGTTGGAGCAAATGCAAACTGAAGTCAAATTGCAGTGTTTTGAAGCATCAAATATCAGTGAGGCACTAGTAATGGCGTTAGGTGTAGATCTAGAGAATGATCAAAATTGAGAACATGGAATTAAATAATGTCAATTTTGCTTCGACCAGTTGTTTTAAGCCAGTTTTCAATTTCTAAATAACCACCCGGATAAAGCCTCACTGCCTTAGTCCAAACTTCTGCAGCCTGGTCGAACCATCTATCTGATTCATCCTGATTACCAGCTTCTTGCTCCTGACGGCCTCGTTTTTCATAAATAAGACCCATATTCTTCAAACAAGAAGGTTGCTTAGGGTTTTCATCTAGAGCTTTCTTATACGTCTCCAAAGCTAGATCCTCATCTCCATTACTCATATAAATAATTGCCATGTTTTTGAGCGTCTCGCTTCTATCAGCTGGATTCTCCTCAAGCCTCAGACTTTCTTCATAATTCTCCAGAGCTTCTGAATAATCCCCATCATTCTGGGCTGATAAGCCATCTCGGTAATAGACATAGGCTTTCTTTTGTTGAGAATCGATCGGCATCATTTTGACAATCATCTCTGCCATCACTGTGAAGGCCTTATCGATTGGATTGTCTTGTTCTCGACTACGAGGCATGACCGCGGTAAATCAACAATTTGTTTAACCATCCTGCCGCTATTCAAAGCTGGTTGGTTAAGCAGGCTTAGTTTTTTGATGAGGAGATGTATATATATCTCTCGATTCACTAATTTGTAAAAGCATCTCACCAAGCCTTGAGCATTAAAAATCGCTCTAATCAAAATTCCCTGCTACTAGATGTAGAAGGCATGAAATGCGGTGGCTGCGTCAGCTCCGTAGAACGATGTCTTCTTTCACATCCGAGCATTGCAAAAGCGAGTGTGAATTTGGTTAATCGAACCGCTTGGATTGATCTCAAAGATGCTGGACAAGAACTTGATCCCATCCTGAAATCTCTTTCTGATCTTGGTTTTCCCTCTAAGCCAAGATCAGTGTCACCTTTAGCAATACCTGATCCATCAGAACTTAGTGCAATTGATAAATGGTGGAGTCAATGGCGCCAACTGATCGTAGCGATGTTTTTGCTACTGCTTTCAGTTCTTGGGCACCTTGCAGATGGAGGCCAACTCCATCTACCAATATTGGGCTCACTACCCTTTCATGCAAGTCTTGCAACATTTGCACTAATAGGTCCAGGACGACAAATTATTAAAGGAGGGGCGAAGGCAGCAATGGCTTTAGCTCCAAGTATGGATACGTTGGTTGGCCTAGGAGTAAGCAGCGCATACTTCGCGAGCCTTGTTGCATTGATCTGGCCAAATGTTGGTTGGCCATGCTTTTTCAACGAACCAGTAATGCTTCTTGGTTTTGTTCTGTTAGGAAGGTTTTTAGAAGAGAGAGCCCGTTTTAGAACAAACCTTGCAATCAAACAATTAGCCAAACTTCAACCAGAAACAGCAAGACTTATTGTTGGAAAAGACGAAACCCGTGAAGTCAGAGTTGGTGCATTAAGACCTGGAGAGAAACTGCAATTACTGGCAGGGGATCGAATACCAGTGGATGGAATTGTTATTGAAGGTAATTCCGCCGTAGATATTTCAAGCCTCACTGGTGAGCCATTGCCATTAGAAGCATCTAAAGGAACAGAACTTCTCTCTGGAAGCTTGAATCTAGAGGGCAACCTAATAGTGGAAGTACAGCGAATAGGGGCTGAAACAGCCTTGGCTCGCATTATTGGTTTAGTAGAAGAAGCACAAGCCAGAAAAGCACCTATTCAAGGTTTAGCTGATCGTGTGGCAGGCAAGTTTTGCTATGGAGTTGTAGGCCTAGCAGCCACAACATTTCTTTTCTGGTGGCAAGTTGGCGCACGTATATGGCCAAAAGTTCTTTATGCGTCAGGGCAAGGTTTTTTACCTGGGCATGAGCATGGACTCCATTCAACCCTAGGAAGTAATGCAGAAAGCCCATTAGGTTTGGCGCTGCAATTAGCAATAGCTGTTCTCGTTATCGCTTGCCCTTGCGCACTAGGCCTAGCCACTCCAACAGTAATAACAGTGGCCTCGGGACAAGCAGCCCGTCGTGGATGGCTCTTTCGAGGAGGAGATGTAATTGAAATGGCCGCATCTCTTAATCAGATTGTATTCGACAAAACAGGCACTCTCACCATTGGAAGGCCATTAGTGAAGGGCTTTGTTAACTCAAAGAATCAAAGTCAAATGTTGCAACTTGCTGCCAGTCTGGAAGAAAGTAGTCGACATCCTCTTGCGCATGCAATCCTTCAAGAAGCACAAAGACAAAATATAAAGCTGCTGAGTTCACGCAATATTCGTACTTTTCCAGGTAAAGGATTATCAGGAGAGTTACATGGCATTGATGGCACTATTCGTCTTGGAACACTCGAATGGCTAGAAAGTGAAGGAGTTAAATGGGATTTTGATATTAAGGGAAAAAATATTAAAGAAGAAACAGTTGTAGCTGTTTCTCAAGGGACAAAACTATTGGGTCTAATACTTATTAATGATCAAGTTAGAAAAAATGTAGATGTTGCACTTAATCGCCTTAGAAACAATGGATTGATCTTGCACATGATGAGTGGTGATAGAAAAGAGGCAGTGCAAAAACTTGGTGAACAACTCTCTTTTCATTCAAATCAACTTTCTTGGAAACTTCTACCAGATCAAAAACTAAATAAACTGGAGGAGCTTAAAACAAATGGTTCCATTGCAATGGTTGGTGATGGAATCAATGATGCCCCTGCACTGGCAGCCTCTGATCTAGGGATTGCCATAGGAACTGGGACACAAATAGCCCAAGAGTCTGCTGACCTACTTTTATTAGGAGATCGTCTTGAAGATTTACCCGATGCTCTCTTATTAGCCAGAAAAACAATGAATAAAATCAAGCAAAATCTTAGCTGGGCTTTTGGTTATAACTTAATCGCTTTGCCAATTGCTGCTGGAGTATTGCTCCCTAAGTATGGATTATTACTATCTCCTCCAATTGCAGCACTTTTAATGGCTATTAGTTCAATCACAGTAGTTCTAAATGCTTTATCATTACGTACATCATGAAGGGCCGTTTTCTCGTTTTTGAGGGAATAGATGGTTGTGGAAAAAGCACACAAATAAATCAACTTATCAACTGGCTTCCAACTAGTGGCTTAATGCCTCAAAATTCTGTCCTACACGTCACACGTGAGCCAGGAGGAACTGCTCTTGGAAATGCACTAAGGGAATTACTACTTCACCCACCAAAAGAAATTTTACCTGGTTCGTTATCAGAATTATTATTATATTCAGCAGATCGTGCACAACATGTTTTAGAAGTAATTACCCCAGCTCTAGAAAATGGAGATTGGATCATTAGTGACCGTTTTAGTGGCTCTACCATCGCCTACCAAGGTTATGGAAGAGAGCTAAATCTTGATTTAATACTTCAGCTCGAAAAAATCGCCACACAAGGTTTAGTTCCTGACATAACTTTTTGGCTCGATTTATCAGTTGAAGAAAGTCTGGATAGACGAAAAAATACCAATCATGATCGAATTGAATCAGAAGGTGCAACTTTCTTAGGCAGAGTGGCTAATGGTTTTGATGTCCTAGCCAAAGAGCGCAATTGGACAAGGGTCCCAGCCAACCTTCCCAAAGAGGTAGTTGCTAAAAAAATCAAAGAATCATTATCTATAAAGATCACTGGGAAAAGGATTAGTTCAAATGGTTAAAGAACTATCCCAACAACTTTTTGATGATGTCATAAATCAAAATACAGCTGTTTCATTATTAAGTGTTGCTCTAAAAAAAAATCAGATTGCTCCAGCATATTTATTTAGCGGGCCTAGCGGCGTAGGACGAAGTCTTACAGCACGTCGTTTTCTAGAGGGGCTAATTACAGGAGGTATTCCTGAAATACGCGAGAGAAGGCGTGTGGAAGCATTAAATCATCCTGATCTCATTTGGATTGAGCCTACTTATCTCCATCAAGGCAAATTAATACCACAATCTAATGCCAGCAATGAGACAATTAGCCGACGCAACCCACCTCAAATAAGGTTAGAGCAAATAAAAGCAATAAAGGCCTTTCTTAGCAAGAAACCCTTAGAAGCAGATTTAGGCATGGTTGTAATTGATGCATTCGAAATGATGAACGAATCTGCATCAAATGCACTGCTAAAAACTCTTGAAGAGCCTAGAAACGGAACATTAATCTTAATCACAGAAAAACCCGAAAGTATACTTGATACAATTAGATCACGGTGTCAGATAATACCATTTAACAGATTAAATAAAGAAGCTATTGAGAAAGTTTTGTCCAAAATTAAATCGATGAAAATGCCTGATATTGAGTATGCACTTCAACAGAAAGAATTAATTAATCTTTCCAATGGTTCACCAGGAGCATTAATAAAGAACATAGAAATTTGGCAAGAATTCCCTCAAGAACTTTGGGATTCCCTAAAAACCCTCCCTCAACAACCAATAGAAGCATTATCACTAGCCAGGGATATAACCGACCAACTGGATATTCAGCAACAACTCTGGTTAATTAATTGGCTGCAATATTATCTTTGGCGTCAAAATAATGATGCGATACCTATCAGGAAACTAGAGATTCTTCGCTCACAACTTAATTCTTTTGTTCAACCACGATTAGCATGGGAAGTTACGCTGCTAAGAATAATTCAAGCAATTACTTAAGCGCTAGCTCGCTCTTCTTCCTCTTGACGTTCTTTACGAGTTTTCGCTAATAAATCTTGTATGTCTTTAATCTCTGCTCCTGTAGGTAATTCAAGGCAATATCCAGCACCGTAAACGGTTTTAATAAAGCGTGGCTTACGAGGGTCAGGCTCTAATTTGGTACGCAAATGCCTTACATGTACTCTTATGGTTTCAATATCATCATCAGGTTCATATCCCCAAACTTCTTTCAGTATTAAAGACGGTGCAACTGTCTGTCCATGTCGCTGAAGCAAGCAATGAAGTAATTCAAACTCAAGATGAGTCAACCTCACGGGACGCTCAAACCAAATTGCTTCAAACCTTTCTGGAACAAGGGTTAATGGACCATAATTAAGTATCTCC comes from Prochlorococcus sp. MIT 1307 and encodes:
- the radA gene encoding DNA repair protein RadA, which gives rise to MSRLASIYICQSCGAQTRQFFGRCSNCGDWNSIVEQAVSSVNSKSNQRKPHSFKDPRPQLSEPIGALKEKALDRLTSGYGEFDRVLGGGLVPGSLVLVGGDPGIGKSTLLLQSATTMALQQSVLYVSAEESAQQVRLRWKRLQGPESNLQLLAETSLELVLQELEALQPAVAIIDSIQALHDEHLSGAPGSVGQVRECSSALQRLAKQQNTSLLLVGHVTKEGMLAGPKVLEHLVDVVLTFEGDRYASHRLLRAVKNRYGATHELGIFEMQGNGLIEVTNPSEIFLNRKSAAGVATIVACEGNRSLAVDLQALISATTYASPRRTATGVETNRLHQILAVLEKHMGLALSRHDCYLAVAGGLEVEEPAADLGIATAVISSYRDLILPEGTVLIGELGLGGQLRPVGQIQQRLQEAERLGFQRAVFPKGSGLEQMQTEVKLQCFEASNISEALVMALGVDLENDQN
- a CDS encoding photosystem I assembly protein Ycf3: MPRSREQDNPIDKAFTVMAEMIVKMMPIDSQQKKAYVYYRDGLSAQNDGDYSEALENYEESLRLEENPADRSETLKNMAIIYMSNGDEDLALETYKKALDENPKQPSCLKNMGLIYEKRGRQEQEAGNQDESDRWFDQAAEVWTKAVRLYPGGYLEIENWLKTTGRSKIDII
- a CDS encoding heavy metal translocating P-type ATPase, giving the protein MSIKNRSNQNSLLLDVEGMKCGGCVSSVERCLLSHPSIAKASVNLVNRTAWIDLKDAGQELDPILKSLSDLGFPSKPRSVSPLAIPDPSELSAIDKWWSQWRQLIVAMFLLLLSVLGHLADGGQLHLPILGSLPFHASLATFALIGPGRQIIKGGAKAAMALAPSMDTLVGLGVSSAYFASLVALIWPNVGWPCFFNEPVMLLGFVLLGRFLEERARFRTNLAIKQLAKLQPETARLIVGKDETREVRVGALRPGEKLQLLAGDRIPVDGIVIEGNSAVDISSLTGEPLPLEASKGTELLSGSLNLEGNLIVEVQRIGAETALARIIGLVEEAQARKAPIQGLADRVAGKFCYGVVGLAATTFLFWWQVGARIWPKVLYASGQGFLPGHEHGLHSTLGSNAESPLGLALQLAIAVLVIACPCALGLATPTVITVASGQAARRGWLFRGGDVIEMAASLNQIVFDKTGTLTIGRPLVKGFVNSKNQSQMLQLAASLEESSRHPLAHAILQEAQRQNIKLLSSRNIRTFPGKGLSGELHGIDGTIRLGTLEWLESEGVKWDFDIKGKNIKEETVVAVSQGTKLLGLILINDQVRKNVDVALNRLRNNGLILHMMSGDRKEAVQKLGEQLSFHSNQLSWKLLPDQKLNKLEELKTNGSIAMVGDGINDAPALAASDLGIAIGTGTQIAQESADLLLLGDRLEDLPDALLLARKTMNKIKQNLSWAFGYNLIALPIAAGVLLPKYGLLLSPPIAALLMAISSITVVLNALSLRTS
- the tmk gene encoding dTMP kinase codes for the protein MKGRFLVFEGIDGCGKSTQINQLINWLPTSGLMPQNSVLHVTREPGGTALGNALRELLLHPPKEILPGSLSELLLYSADRAQHVLEVITPALENGDWIISDRFSGSTIAYQGYGRELNLDLILQLEKIATQGLVPDITFWLDLSVEESLDRRKNTNHDRIESEGATFLGRVANGFDVLAKERNWTRVPANLPKEVVAKKIKESLSIKITGKRISSNG
- a CDS encoding DNA polymerase III subunit delta' translates to MVKELSQQLFDDVINQNTAVSLLSVALKKNQIAPAYLFSGPSGVGRSLTARRFLEGLITGGIPEIRERRRVEALNHPDLIWIEPTYLHQGKLIPQSNASNETISRRNPPQIRLEQIKAIKAFLSKKPLEADLGMVVIDAFEMMNESASNALLKTLEEPRNGTLILITEKPESILDTIRSRCQIIPFNRLNKEAIEKVLSKIKSMKMPDIEYALQQKELINLSNGSPGALIKNIEIWQEFPQELWDSLKTLPQQPIEALSLARDITDQLDIQQQLWLINWLQYYLWRQNNDAIPIRKLEILRSQLNSFVQPRLAWEVTLLRIIQAIT